From Candidatus Methylomirabilota bacterium, the proteins below share one genomic window:
- a CDS encoding DUF933 domain-containing protein, translating into MKIGLIGLPKSGKTSLFNLLTGQSVPTSSFGASRELHVGIARVPDPRVDRLTTLFKPKKTTLASFEVVDLAGITKGERQGLDAKEFRNADALLHVVRAFPDAGGAAAAPRSDIADLETELILADLEVVERRLERLEASLKKKPNPLEQKEQAVLQRLKPALEAETPLRAVPLAEDEARLIRGFTFLSQKPILHCLNLDEKEVARGASLVESFGLAALDGRPGTRFGWVSAVIEAEVAQLAGEEQAAFLADLGLKEPALRRVLTDCYALLGLISFFTVGEDEVRAWSVPRGTRAQDAAAAIHSDIARGFIRAEVVGYDELIAADGSMATVRERGQFRLEGKEYVVADGEICHFRFNVAK; encoded by the coding sequence ATGAAGATCGGGCTCATCGGGCTTCCCAAGAGCGGCAAGACCTCGCTCTTCAATCTCCTCACCGGTCAGAGCGTGCCGACGTCGTCGTTCGGGGCGAGCCGCGAGCTGCATGTGGGCATCGCGCGCGTGCCCGATCCGCGCGTGGATCGTCTCACCACGCTGTTCAAGCCGAAGAAGACGACGCTGGCGTCGTTCGAGGTGGTGGATCTGGCGGGCATCACCAAGGGCGAGCGGCAAGGACTGGACGCGAAGGAGTTCCGGAACGCGGACGCGCTCCTCCACGTGGTCCGCGCGTTTCCCGACGCGGGCGGCGCGGCGGCCGCGCCGCGAAGCGACATCGCGGATCTGGAGACCGAGCTGATCCTCGCGGATCTGGAGGTGGTGGAGCGGCGGCTGGAGCGCCTGGAGGCGTCGCTCAAGAAGAAGCCGAACCCGCTCGAGCAGAAGGAGCAGGCGGTGCTGCAGCGGCTCAAGCCCGCGCTGGAGGCGGAGACGCCGCTCCGCGCGGTCCCGCTCGCCGAGGACGAGGCCCGGCTCATTCGCGGCTTCACGTTCCTCTCGCAGAAGCCCATCCTCCACTGCCTGAACCTCGACGAGAAGGAGGTCGCGCGGGGCGCGTCCCTCGTGGAGAGCTTCGGGCTCGCCGCGCTGGACGGCCGGCCGGGCACGCGCTTCGGCTGGGTGTCCGCGGTGATCGAGGCGGAGGTGGCGCAGCTCGCCGGCGAGGAGCAGGCGGCCTTCCTCGCCGACCTCGGCCTCAAGGAGCCCGCGCTCCGGCGGGTGCTGACCGACTGCTACGCCCTGCTCGGGCTCATCTCCTTCTTCACGGTGGGCGAGGACGAGGTGCGCGCCTGGTCGGTGCCGCGCGGCACGCGAGCGCAGGACGCGGCGGCCGCCATCCACTCCGATATCGCCCGCGGTTTCATCCGCGCGGAGGTGGTGGGCTACGACGAGCTGATCGCCGCCGACGGCTCGATGGCGACCGTGCGCGAGCGCGGTCAGTTCCGCCTCGAGGGCAAGGAGTACGTCGTCGCCGACGGCGAGATCTGCCACTTCCGCTTCAACGTCGCCAAATAG